Genomic window (Bacteroidota bacterium):
GAAGTTCAAACTGACCTCCGTTTAAGGTTTCATTCCAATTTAAATCTTTTTAAATATCCTTGCATTCAACATTTAAAATCAAGAATTGTTTAGCTTGTACTCCTAAAAAATTAAATTATTAATGGTACTTTTGCTTTAATTTTATGCATGTAAAACGCAAAAATGTTCTGGATGTTGTCAGAAAATTATAAATTAACAATTTTTTAATCCCAAATTAAATGTTGGTTCATTTTAACAAGTATCAGGGGGCAGGCAATGATTTTGTGCTGGTCGACAATCGTAATGCCCATTTGGCCCTTTCAGTAAGTCAGATAAAAGGAATTTGTGACAGAAGGTTTGGAATAGGAGCCGATGGACTGATGTTGCTTGATAATCATTCCTCGCTTGATTTTCAGATGAAATACTATAATTCTGATGGCCGTGAAAGTACCATGTGTGGCAATGGAGGAAGATGTATCACTGCTTTTGCAAAGAAACTGGGTATTGTTGAAGAGCACGCACATTTTCAGGCTATTGATGCTGTTCATGAATCCTTTATTGATCCGGCATCAGGAATTGTTAGACTTAAAATGAACGATGTTCATGAAGTTGAAGCCGGAACCGGTTATTTTTACCTCAATACAGGTTCGCCGCATTTTGTGACTTTTGTTCAGGATGTAAAAAATATGGATGTCTTTTCCGAAGGCCGTAAAATAAGATATAACCAACGGTTTAAAGCTGAGGGCACCAATGTGAATTTTGTTGAACATATCTCTGATGCCCATATTTTTGTCCGTACTTATGAACGCGGAGTTGAAGATGAAACCTATTCCTGTGGGACCGGAGTAACTGCTTCTGCCATAAGCACTGCCCTGAAAAGCAAGTCCGGTAGAAATTCCTATGATATTTCTACACTGGGAGGGGAGCTGAAAGTAAGTTTTGAAAAAGTATCCGATCAGGAATTTAAAAATATATGGCTGGAAGGTCCTGCAACCTTCGTTTTTGAAGGGAATATCGAAATTTGATTAACAAACTAAAATTATAATCTGTATAATTTTGGTCGACGAATATTGTCTTACATAGTTTTTTTTCATGATTTTTTAAAATTCTGGAAATTATTTCAAAAAAAATAGTAAATTTCTCTTAATTAAAAACTTAAAAGTCAAAAACTATGAAGAAAATTGTTGCATCAATCGTTTTGATGGCTTTCACTACTCTTTTAATTTGCAATGCCCAGGAAACGAAAGCTAAGGTTGAAAAGAAGAAGGCCAAGACTGAGCAGGTTCAGAAAAAAGCTGTAAAGAAGAGTGTTGAACAAAAAGCCAAAACAGAGAAAACACAGGCCGTTTCAAAAGCAAAAGCTGAAAAAGGTAAAGCTGTAGAGACAGGTAAGGCTAAAGCAGAAAAAACCAAGTCTGCTGTAAAAACCAAAGCCGAAGGTGAAAAGACTAAGGCTATGACTAAAGGCAAAGCCGAGAAAACAGAGGCTGTTTCAAAGGCAAAAAAAACAACTGTAAAGTTTACCAAACCAGCTGAAAAACCGGCTGCGGGTGATAAAATCATTCCCGGCAAAAAGGGGCCTGAAGGCCAACCTGTTTATTCGGGTCCTAAGGGCGGACAATATTACATCAATAAAAACGGGAATAAAACCTATCTGAAAAAGTAAATTATTTTAGCGTTCAGGCAGAATTTTAAATTTAAATTCTGCCTGATTTTTTTTCTGTAAATATCATTCAATAAGAATGATGATGATATCCATTACATTTGTCAGTGTAGGCCCACTGATGACCAGTCCCCCAACCTTTTCAAAAAAGTGATAGGAGTCGAAATCCTTTAAATACTTTTCAGGAAGAACATTCCTTGCTATTGCCTTATTGTACGTATTACAGTTTACAACCGCCCCTGCTGCGTCAGTGGGGCCGTCAGTTCCGTCAGTCCCGGCCGTCAGGAGGGTGATCCCCTTCAAATCTTTCAAAAGGCAAGCAGCCAGCAGTGCCAAATGTTGATTTCTTCCTCCCAGTCCTTCCCCCTTGACTTTTACCGTGATTTCACCACCCAATAAGAGGCAGACTGGCCCTCCGGCAGGAAAATCATTTTTGGCCTTCAGCGCCTGACTGATTAAACTGGGTGCTATATCTTCAACTTCCCCGGTAAGCGTACTGGTAATGATCCGTACGGAATATCCCATTTTTGTCGCTTTATTTAGGGCTGCATCTAAGGCCGTACGGTTATTCCCGATGATGAAATTATGCGTTTTCAGAAAAATTTCATCCCCGGGTTTGGGCGTCTCTGGAATCAGTCCTGCCACACCAAGTTCTAACATTTTAATTATTCCCGTGGAAATTTCCAACCTGAGTTTGTACTTGTCAATGACCTCAATGGCCTTTTGAAAAGTCGAGGTATCAGGTACGGTAGAACCTGATGCAATGATATCCATTGAATCGCCCACAACATCCGATAAAAACAGGCTGAGTGCTGTGGCCGGGTAAATTATTTTTGCCAGATTGCCTCCTTTTATTGCGGACAGGTGTTTACGAACAGCGTTGATTTCAGAAATATTTGCCCCACATCGCAGCAGGAGGGACGAAAGATTCTGAAGGTCATCCAGGGCTATACCTGTGGGGCAGTCAGCCATCAATGCTGATCCGCCTCCCGAGAAGAGGCAAATGACCAAATCGTTTTCCTGCGCTTTTTGCGCAAGTTGAATTATTCTCTGAGAAACCGTCAATCCGTTGTGATCTGGAATAGGATGCCCGGCTTCAATACAGTTTATTTTATTGAGTTGACAGGCATGTCCATATTTTACTCCAATGCAACCTTCATCGATTTTATTCCCTAAGAGGGTTTCAACAGCCTGTGCCATCAAACCGCTGGCTTTGCCGGCACCAATTACATATATGTGTTCAATTGTCCTGAGATCCAGTCTGAAATTTTTGATAGACAATAAATTATCTTTCAGTTTTAGATTATTGAAAATAAGTTTGTCGGGTTTGACCCCATCACAGGCAGATGAAAATATGAATTGTGCATCAGAAACCATGTTAATGATATTTTTCAGGTAAAATTATCAACTGTAAATTAAAGAAATAAATAATTTTTTTTCTGAAAATATAAATGGTTTTTTTATAGCTTTGGCGCAATATATTGTTGCGAAGATTATAAACCTGGCGGAATGTTTTTCTTAAGAAAGAATGAAATAAAAAAACTGAATGTCTATATATTTTTATAAAAAACGTGCCCGCAAACGATAAAAGTAGGAACTGTAATATTTATTGTGAATTAACGTATTATACTTTGCCCGGATAACGAGAATTGCAGGCAGATAAGATATATTTGTCCGGTTGCTTTTTTCCCGTAAAAGAAGCTGATTGGTTGCTTCTCTGGCAGAGAATGAATCGGATTAAGAATGGACTGAAAGAATGAAATCAGGGAAAGCACCTAAAAATATTTTCGGGGAATTTCCCGGTTCTTGGTTGAATTATGAAAAGTAACTTATTATTAACTTATTAATTTAATTGAATAAAATGACTTTGGAAACAACAACAGCTGAAAAAACTAAAAGTACCGCTAAACATGCATTTGGTATAAGCAAGGAAATATTGATTCCTTTTATATTGGTTACCAGCCTTTTCTTCATGTGGGGAGTTGCTAATAACCTGAATGATATTTTAATCAAGCAATTTAAAAAATCATTTTTGTTATCCGATTTGCAAACCAGCTTAGTGCAGTCTGCCTTTTATCTGGGCTATTTTTTCATGGCCATGCCGGCTGCAGCATTGATGAAAAAATTTGGTTATAAAACCGGTATCGTTATTGGTTTGTTATTTTATGCATTGGGCGCATTCTTGTTCTATCCGGCAGCCCAGGCTTGTGTATATGGTTATTTCCTGACTGCCTTGTTTGTTTTGGCCTGTGGATTATCTTTTCTTGAAACAGCTTCCAATTCTTACATTACAGTATTAGGACCGGCCGAAAGTTCTGAGCGAAGGTTGAATTTGTCACAAGCCTTTAACCCAATCGGCGCTATTACCGGTGTGATAATAGGCAGAACTTTCATTTTTTCGGGAATAGAAAAAACTACTGCGCAACTTAATTGCATGAGTGATGTGGCACGGCAAACCTATCTTTCTACTGAAACAAGAGCAGTTCAAATGCCTTATGTGGTTATTGGCTGTGTTGTTTTAATCTGGGCTATTGTTATTCTTTGTGTCCACTTTCCTAAAGGCAGGGAGGCAGAGGATAAAACGGCCGGGCAAAGTCAGCATAAAGCAAGTTTTAGGGACTTATTTAAGCAAAAACATTTTATTTTGGGCGTATTGGCTCAATTTTGCTATGTGGGTGCACAGGTTGGCATCTGGAGTTTTATGATCAGGTATTCACAACATAATGTTCCGGGAACACCCGAAAAAATTGCCGCCGACTATCTCACCCTTACCCTTGTCTTGTTTATGATTGGCCGTTTTGTAGGTACAGCTCTGATGAAATTTTTTAAGCCCAATAATATCATGTCTGTTTTTTCCTCCATCAATGTAATTTTAACCTTGTTCGGAATTTTTGTAGGAGGGCATATCGGTTTATGGGCTTTAATTATCAGCAGTTTCTTTATGTCCATTATGTTCCCTACAATTTTTGCCTTGAGCCTTAAAGGATTGGGTGAAAACACCAAACTTGGCTCATCCTGGCTGATCATGGCAATTATAGGAGGTGCAGCATTCCCGGCACTGATGGGATTAATGTCTGATTTAACCGGAAAAATTAATTATGGTTATGTGGTTCCCTGTTTATGTTTTATTTATGTCTTTTTCTATGCTTCCAAATTATGTAAATCAGGGCTTTCTGCCGGAAAATAATTAGAATTCACAGATTAAAAATTTAAAAACATTCATGGTTGGCAATTTTTTATGTTATAAATTGCAGGATCATGAATGTTTTATTTTTATAAAGATGAAGAACATTAAACGTTATTGTAAATTTTTACTTCTGAAGCCTGATCCAGAGCTTATGGTAAAATATAAAGCCGTACATGCAAAAG
Coding sequences:
- the dapF gene encoding diaminopimelate epimerase, yielding MLVHFNKYQGAGNDFVLVDNRNAHLALSVSQIKGICDRRFGIGADGLMLLDNHSSLDFQMKYYNSDGRESTMCGNGGRCITAFAKKLGIVEEHAHFQAIDAVHESFIDPASGIVRLKMNDVHEVEAGTGYFYLNTGSPHFVTFVQDVKNMDVFSEGRKIRYNQRFKAEGTNVNFVEHISDAHIFVRTYERGVEDETYSCGTGVTASAISTALKSKSGRNSYDISTLGGELKVSFEKVSDQEFKNIWLEGPATFVFEGNIEI
- the fucP gene encoding L-fucose:H+ symporter permease, translated to METTTAEKTKSTAKHAFGISKEILIPFILVTSLFFMWGVANNLNDILIKQFKKSFLLSDLQTSLVQSAFYLGYFFMAMPAAALMKKFGYKTGIVIGLLFYALGAFLFYPAAQACVYGYFLTALFVLACGLSFLETASNSYITVLGPAESSERRLNLSQAFNPIGAITGVIIGRTFIFSGIEKTTAQLNCMSDVARQTYLSTETRAVQMPYVVIGCVVLIWAIVILCVHFPKGREAEDKTAGQSQHKASFRDLFKQKHFILGVLAQFCYVGAQVGIWSFMIRYSQHNVPGTPEKIAADYLTLTLVLFMIGRFVGTALMKFFKPNNIMSVFSSINVILTLFGIFVGGHIGLWALIISSFFMSIMFPTIFALSLKGLGENTKLGSSWLIMAIIGGAAFPALMGLMSDLTGKINYGYVVPCLCFIYVFFYASKLCKSGLSAGK
- a CDS encoding glycerate kinase, encoding MVSDAQFIFSSACDGVKPDKLIFNNLKLKDNLLSIKNFRLDLRTIEHIYVIGAGKASGLMAQAVETLLGNKIDEGCIGVKYGHACQLNKINCIEAGHPIPDHNGLTVSQRIIQLAQKAQENDLVICLFSGGGSALMADCPTGIALDDLQNLSSLLLRCGANISEINAVRKHLSAIKGGNLAKIIYPATALSLFLSDVVGDSMDIIASGSTVPDTSTFQKAIEVIDKYKLRLEISTGIIKMLELGVAGLIPETPKPGDEIFLKTHNFIIGNNRTALDAALNKATKMGYSVRIITSTLTGEVEDIAPSLISQALKAKNDFPAGGPVCLLLGGEITVKVKGEGLGGRNQHLALLAACLLKDLKGITLLTAGTDGTDGPTDAAGAVVNCNTYNKAIARNVLPEKYLKDFDSYHFFEKVGGLVISGPTLTNVMDIIIILIE